The Apibacter raozihei DNA segment AATTCATTGTATGCATATAAAACATTTACTTACAGCTCTGAGTATCTTAATTACTATTATAGTAAATGGTCAGAAAAAAGTGACTCAAGGAATTGCTCTTAACCTTGGGTATTCTTATGTAAATACCAATACCGGCTATTTTGGAGGAGAATATGGCTATCGATTTAATTCGATTGACTGGACGGGTATTACCATAGGAGCCGGTGCCTTTATGGGGAATTTCAATCGTGAGTTTAAATTCATACCGGAAGCTCATGTTACTTATTCTCATGCAGTTCTTTTAGGTGAGTTTTCTATAACTCAACACAATATAAACCCTAGCATAGGATTACACTTATTCAATTTAATGCGCCTTAAGGTGGGCTATAGCTGGAAAATGGGCAATGAAAATGTAAGAATGCAAGGCATTACCTTCGGATTAAACGTTTTACTTGGAAGTTCCGGGTTTTATGATGATTTAAATCTAAACGTAGTACATTAAATTAGCCTGTTTAATTATTTTTTATAGTTTAAACTCAAATCAAAACTATAAAATAATTTAATTACGATAGTTTATAAGTATCGTATTCTTACGTAAGCTTAAAATGAAATTATAATATTAAATTTGAAAAAAAATTGTAAATGATAAAACAGTGTTTCATACTTATTTTGTTTATATGTACACTAGTAAAAGCTCAGGCTCAGTCACAGGGTGTTGCATTAAATGTAGGTTATTCTTATATTAATACAAATGCTGGTTATGTAGGAGGAGAGTATGCTTATCGGTTTGACCCTGAAAACTGGCATGGCATAGCCTTAGGAGCAGGAACTTTACTGGGAAGTTTTAACGGAGATTTTAAATTTGTGCCCGAAGCGCACGTTACCTATTCCAATACATTATTCTTAGGAGAGTTTTCAATCACTCCTCATAACATTAATCCAAGTCTGGGAATTAACGGAATGAATATATTCCGTCTTAAAATCGGATACAGCTGGGAAATCGGTAATGATAAAATAGGAATGAAAGGAATAACTTTTGGAATTAATTACCTATTAGGTTCCAAAGGATTTAAAGATCAATTTGAACTTAAACATTAAAAAAACGCGTAAACTAAATTTACGCGTTTTTTATTTTATAATACTTTGCTTACATTGTTTTTGACCCCTTCAGTAATACTTCCACCTAAAGGTAAGTTGGGTATAATGGTTGCCTGCAAGGCGTGATAAATATCTGGTTTCCCTAACCAGATACGTTCCGTAGGTTTGTTATTTTCATCTAAATTATGAAACCAACTTCCCTTTTGATGATCCACCAAATACTTGTCAATATATTCCCAAAGTAATTTATATTTGTCATCATATGCAACGTTTCCTGTTCTTCTAAGAAATGAAACGGCAGCTGCAGACGCCTCAGCCAATGTCCAGTGAAGACGGTCTCTCACAATGGGTTTTTCATCAAAATCAACCGTATAAACTATTCCCGGTTTACCATCTACGTCCCAACTTTCTTTCCACGCTTTTTCAAAAAGTTTTTCAGCATCCTCCAAAAGCCATTCAGGAACTTCCATCTCATTTTTATACAACTCTGCTTCTAGGCCTACAAGCAAACGACTCCACTCAAAACCGTGCCCCGGTGTTATTCCATAGGGTCTGAACTGGTTATTTTTATCTTCTTTGTTGTAATCTTTTATTTCTTCCCATTGGGGAGTGAAATGCTCAATTACACTGTAATGATTTTTTTTAGCATGTACGTGAATAATTCTTTCCACTATTTTTAATG contains these protein-coding regions:
- a CDS encoding AGE family epimerase/isomerase; its protein translation is MKNYKEHDIESSWVKSKDHQQYLHQQGNELLKFGLNSVLKQGGFGYLDDNGNLINKALDTMENARMTHCYSLASMKFPEYGKIADHGVKVLLDVINDKEHDGWFYSIGGLGDAGRKQAYIHAFIALAGSSAKISGRKDGELLLEKAIHILEKYFWSEEEGAMLESYDYDWSDLESYRGANSNMHSTEAFLAVFSATQDVKWLQRALKIVERIIHVHAKKNHYSVIEHFTPQWEEIKDYNKEDKNNQFRPYGITPGHGFEWSRLLVGLEAELYKNEMEVPEWLLEDAEKLFEKAWKESWDVDGKPGIVYTVDFDEKPIVRDRLHWTLAEASAAAVSFLRRTGNVAYDDKYKLLWEYIDKYLVDHQKGSWFHNLDENNKPTERIWLGKPDIYHALQATIIPNLPLGGSITEGVKNNVSKVL